Part of the Dysgonomonadaceae bacterium PH5-43 genome, AATTGGCTGGAATTACCCATGCAAGTCTAAGCACCATTAAGCGTAAGCTAAAGAAAATGAGCGATAAAGTTGTCTTTGTTGGAAGTGGATATAGTGGGCACTGGGAGATAAATGGGTAACAGAAATAAAAACAAATAAATAGATATACAATGGATAAGATAAGTATACCACAAGCCGATAGCTACAGCGCCGACTTTGAATTAACTACGCTACTGTTTCTTCTCCACTGCCTTATATCCTAAACTGAATATCTTTTCGGCGTGTTTCAGGTCATACATAGAATGCTCCCATATATCTTCGGGTTCAATCAATGTGTCGCAAAGTTTTTTATCGCTTGCCGTATTGGAGTTGAATATACAATGAAGCGACTTCTCGGCAATGCCTTTCAGCGAGTTTGTATGTTTTTTAAGATAGATGGGGTTCAGATTAATTCCGATAATTTCCTTGCATTGATGCCTAATGACTGATGCGGGGAGATTCTGGAATAAGCCGCCATCCACGTAGTGTTTCCCATCGATGATGGTTGGGGTAAAAACAATAGGGACAGAACACGATGCCACTAAAGGAGCCAACAAGAGACCTTCCGAGAAATGGGTACTTATTCCGTTGTCGAAATCGGTGGCTGTAACGATTAAGGGGATATGCAAGTCCTCGAAACGTTTTGCCCTGAGGTGTTTCTTTATGAAAGAGAACAATCGGCGTGTATTGAACAATCCGATGCCAGGTGTATTTATTTTCGTAAATTCTTTAATCGTTTTGCCGTCAAAGAAATGAAGGATTTCTTCGGGAGTATAGCCGTCGGCAATGAACGCACCCGCCAACGCACCCGCACTTGTTCCTGATATAATATCGGGCATAATATTTCTTTCCTTAAGGGCTTTGATAGCTCCCAAGTGGGCAAATCCTTTAGCTCCGCCACCGCTTAGCACTAATCCCAGATTGTATTTGTAACTGTTATTTTCCATCTTAAGAAGATTTTGAAACAAGTGCAAAATGCACAAAGCAGGCAATCAATAGAACACCAACCAACCTTTTCATATCATGATAAATTTAATGTTTTCTTAATCCAAAAAGCATTTAAGTATTTCCGTTCTTCTATTAAGCTGTCGAATAACAGCGTGTCGTCTCGATTAATCAGTTTCATCATCAATTTGTCGCCTAAAAACGGATATA contains:
- a CDS encoding NTE family protein (product_source=KO:K07001; cog=COG1752; ko=KO:K07001; pfam=PF01734; superfamily=52151) produces the protein MENNSYKYNLGLVLSGGGAKGFAHLGAIKALKERNIMPDIISGTSAGALAGAFIADGYTPEEILHFFDGKTIKEFTKINTPGIGLFNTRRLFSFIKKHLRAKRFEDLHIPLIVTATDFDNGISTHFSEGLLLAPLVASCSVPIVFTPTIIDGKHYVDGGLFQNLPASVIRHQCKEIIGINLNPIYLKKHTNSLKGIAEKSLHCIFNSNTASDKKLCDTLIEPEDIWEHSMYDLKHAEKIFSLGYKAVEKKQ